One Novosphingobium sp. G106 DNA segment encodes these proteins:
- a CDS encoding ferritin-like domain-containing protein, with translation MSQSLRASFRNRYLDVVGSIYIYNEYRGYTSLDRVLAAARRHCADDPDFIAAVARHRADERKHYLMFKRWFELRGLMPLAVDTSYGHIDRFIHRVFGCGIDQLDTDAIVADPGLFEKLCRVIVLTEQRGLDQVEELLRHKAVLGDPVMHRIFRIVHEDEPSHFLPYRDWLTEQGGRIERWNEKLADWCIHKVLLLGKMPALFFDAGAPRLERWPDAGEPG, from the coding sequence TTGAGCCAGAGCCTTCGCGCGTCCTTTCGCAACCGCTACCTCGACGTCGTCGGCTCGATCTACATCTACAATGAGTACCGCGGCTATACGTCGCTGGATCGCGTGCTCGCGGCGGCGCGACGGCACTGCGCGGACGACCCGGATTTCATTGCCGCCGTCGCCAGGCATCGCGCAGACGAACGCAAGCACTATCTGATGTTCAAGCGTTGGTTCGAGCTGAGGGGACTGATGCCGCTGGCGGTCGACACCAGCTACGGCCATATCGATCGCTTCATCCATCGGGTCTTCGGCTGCGGCATCGACCAGCTCGATACCGATGCGATCGTCGCCGATCCCGGCCTGTTCGAAAAGCTCTGCCGCGTCATCGTGCTGACCGAACAGCGCGGTCTCGATCAGGTGGAGGAACTGCTGCGCCACAAGGCCGTGCTCGGCGATCCGGTGATGCATCGCATCTTCCGCATCGTCCACGAGGACGAACCGAGCCACTTTCTGCCCTACCGCGACTGGCTGACGGAACAGGGCGGCCGAATCGAACGGTGGAATGAGAAGCTGGCCGACTGGTGCATCCACAAGGTGCTGCTGCTGGGCAAGATGCCCGCACTGTTCTTCGACGCCGGCGCTCCGCGTCTGGAGCGGTGGCCCGACGCTGGCGAGCCAGGGTAG
- a CDS encoding glutathione peroxidase gives MADIAAIPLTRIDGSADTLANHKGNVLLVVNVASKCGLTPQYEGLEKLYTEYKDQGLEVLGFPANDFGAQEPGTDEEIVAFCSANYGVSFPMFTKADVSGANKQPLYAELIQAVPTKQGDVDGMKERFKGYGMTPNDDPEVLWNFEKFLIGKDGQVAGRFAPAMTPDDPALVKAIEKELAK, from the coding sequence ATGGCCGATATCGCCGCAATTCCGCTGACCCGCATCGACGGCAGCGCCGACACGCTCGCCAACCACAAGGGCAACGTCCTGCTCGTGGTCAACGTCGCCTCGAAGTGCGGTCTCACGCCGCAGTACGAGGGGCTGGAGAAGCTCTACACCGAATACAAGGATCAGGGCCTCGAAGTGCTGGGTTTCCCGGCCAACGACTTCGGCGCGCAGGAGCCGGGCACCGACGAGGAAATCGTCGCCTTCTGCTCGGCCAACTACGGCGTTTCGTTCCCGATGTTCACCAAGGCCGACGTCAGCGGCGCGAACAAGCAGCCGCTCTACGCCGAACTGATCCAGGCGGTCCCGACCAAGCAGGGCGACGTCGACGGCATGAAGGAGCGCTTCAAGGGCTATGGCATGACGCCCAACGACGATCCCGAAGTGCTGTGGAACTTCGAGAAGTTCCTGATCGGCAAGGACGGCCAGGTCGCCGGCCGCTTCGCCCCCGCGATGACGCCCGACGATCCGGCGCTGGTCAAGGCGATCGAGAAGGAACTGGCGAAGTAA
- a CDS encoding metallopeptidase family protein, whose product MLTDTATFERLAREALDRLPEPFHDHLGDIVIRVEEFADEATLDAMDIGSRWELTGLYHGRPMTEQSVWETGDMPPMITLYRAPLLREMRETGVSLENLVNHVVVHEVGHHFGLSDDDMHRLEDED is encoded by the coding sequence ATGCTCACGGACACCGCTACCTTCGAACGGCTGGCGCGCGAGGCGCTCGACCGTCTGCCCGAGCCGTTCCACGATCATCTGGGCGACATCGTCATCCGCGTCGAGGAATTCGCCGACGAGGCGACCCTGGATGCGATGGACATCGGCAGCCGCTGGGAGTTGACCGGGCTCTACCACGGCCGGCCAATGACCGAGCAGTCGGTCTGGGAAACCGGCGACATGCCGCCGATGATCACGCTCTACCGCGCCCCGCTGCTGCGCGAGATGCGCGAGACCGGGGTTTCGCTGGAGAACCTGGTCAACCACGTCGTCGTTCACGAGGTCGGCCACCACTTCGGCCTGTCCGACGACGACATGCACCGGCTCGAGGATGAGGACTGA
- the metK gene encoding methionine adenosyltransferase, whose translation MRSDYLFTSESVSEGHPDKVSDQISDAIVDLFLSKDPEARIACETLTTTQKVVLAGEIRCKGVYENGQWAPGALEEIEATVRQVVKDIGYEQDGFHWQTLEFSNNLHGQSAHIAQGVDAAGNKDEGAGDQGIMFGFACDETPDLMPATLDYSHKILERMAADRHSGTAPFLEPDAKSQVTLRFKDGKVAAATAIVVSTQHKKGYDEGAKEAELHAYVKKVVADLLPASLLSDETVYHINPTGSFEIGGPDGDAGLTGRKIIVDTYGGASPHGGGAFSGKDPTKVDRSAAYATRYLAKNVVAAGLAKRCTIQVAYAIGVSKPLSLYVDTHGTGTVDDARLEAAVAKVAADALGGLTPRGIREGLGLNKPIYRPSAAYGHFGRKPNGDFFPWEKTDLADKLKSAVG comes from the coding sequence ATGCGCAGCGATTACCTCTTCACCTCCGAAAGCGTTTCCGAAGGCCACCCCGACAAGGTCTCCGACCAGATTTCCGACGCCATTGTCGACCTGTTCCTGTCGAAGGATCCCGAGGCGCGCATTGCCTGCGAAACGCTGACGACGACGCAGAAGGTCGTCCTTGCCGGCGAGATCCGCTGCAAGGGCGTCTACGAGAACGGCCAGTGGGCCCCCGGCGCGCTCGAGGAGATCGAGGCGACGGTGCGCCAGGTCGTCAAGGACATCGGCTACGAGCAGGACGGCTTCCACTGGCAGACGCTGGAATTCTCGAACAACCTCCACGGCCAGTCCGCGCATATCGCGCAGGGCGTCGACGCCGCGGGCAACAAGGACGAAGGCGCGGGCGACCAGGGCATCATGTTCGGCTTCGCCTGCGACGAGACGCCCGACCTGATGCCGGCGACGCTCGACTACAGCCACAAGATCCTCGAACGCATGGCTGCCGACCGCCACTCGGGCACTGCCCCGTTCCTCGAACCCGACGCCAAGAGCCAGGTCACGCTGCGCTTCAAGGACGGCAAGGTCGCCGCCGCCACCGCGATCGTCGTCTCGACCCAGCACAAGAAGGGCTATGACGAGGGCGCCAAGGAGGCCGAACTCCACGCCTACGTCAAGAAGGTCGTGGCCGACCTGTTGCCGGCTTCGCTGCTTTCGGACGAGACCGTCTATCACATCAACCCGACCGGTTCCTTCGAGATCGGCGGCCCCGACGGCGACGCCGGCCTGACCGGCCGCAAGATCATCGTCGACACCTACGGCGGTGCTTCGCCCCACGGCGGCGGTGCCTTCTCCGGCAAGGACCCGACCAAGGTCGACCGTTCGGCCGCCTATGCCACGCGCTACCTCGCCAAGAACGTCGTCGCCGCGGGCCTCGCCAAGCGCTGCACGATCCAGGTGGCCTATGCCATCGGCGTGTCGAAGCCGTTGTCGCTCTATGTCGACACCCACGGCACGGGCACGGTCGACGACGCCAGGCTTGAAGCCGCGGTCGCCAAGGTGGCAGCCGATGCGCTCGGCGGCCTGACCCCGCGCGGTATCCGCGAGGGTCTGGGCCTCAACAAGCCGATCTATCGCCCCTCAGCCGCTTATGGCCACTTCGGCCGCAAGCCCAACGGCGACTTCTTCCCCTGGGAGAAGACCGACCTTGCCGACAAGCTGAAGTCGGCGGTGGGATGA
- a CDS encoding alpha/beta fold hydrolase yields MRDHTVIVPDLRGMGLSSVATVGFTKKNEAEDIAGVLDALKVRQADVVGHDIGNMVAFAFAIAHPERTSRLVIMDAPVPGVGPWEELLKNPILWHFRFGGPDMERLVAGRERIYLDRFWNDFSAKPVRFAEANRQHYATLYAGPGRMHAGFLQFAAFDQDAIDNRAALERGRLTMPVLAIGGDHSFGTTMAFVMRFAADDVKQVVIADSGHWLMEEQPTATIAAIRGFLDSAGCPK; encoded by the coding sequence ATGCGCGACCACACGGTGATCGTGCCCGACCTGCGCGGCATGGGCCTTTCCTCGGTCGCGACCGTCGGTTTCACCAAGAAGAACGAGGCGGAGGATATCGCGGGCGTGCTCGATGCACTGAAGGTGCGCCAGGCCGATGTCGTCGGCCACGATATCGGCAACATGGTCGCCTTCGCCTTCGCCATCGCACATCCCGAGCGGACGTCCCGCCTCGTCATCATGGACGCGCCGGTGCCAGGCGTCGGTCCGTGGGAGGAACTGCTCAAGAACCCGATCCTCTGGCATTTCCGCTTTGGCGGGCCCGACATGGAGCGGCTCGTGGCCGGGCGTGAGCGCATCTATCTCGACCGCTTCTGGAACGATTTCTCCGCGAAGCCGGTGCGCTTTGCCGAAGCCAATCGGCAGCACTATGCGACGCTTTACGCCGGTCCCGGGCGGATGCACGCCGGCTTCCTGCAGTTCGCGGCCTTCGATCAGGATGCGATCGACAATCGCGCTGCGCTGGAGCGCGGGCGGCTGACGATGCCGGTTCTGGCGATCGGCGGCGACCACTCGTTCGGTACGACCATGGCCTTCGTGATGCGGTTCGCCGCCGACGACGTGAAGCAGGTCGTCATCGCCGATTCGGGCCACTGGCTGATGGAAGAGCAGCCGACGGCAACGATCGCCGCAATCCGCGGCTTCCTCGATAGCGCCGGTTGCCCGAAGTAA